The following coding sequences lie in one Cronobacter universalis NCTC 9529 genomic window:
- the mpaA gene encoding murein tripeptide amidase MpaA has protein sequence MNTLRPRARRGALPDDARRYGESALGAPLLWFPAPEAQRAPGLIIAGTHGDENAALVTLSCALRTLEPAHRRHHVVLAVNPDGCQLGLRANARGVDLNRNFPAANWQPGETVYRWNSAADARDVTLSTGEKPGSEPETAALCQLIHQLKPAWVVSFHDPLGCIDDPQQTPLGRWLADAFGLPHVTSVGYETPGSFGSWCADLGLTCVTAEFPAISADDATERYLAAMTALLHYDDES, from the coding sequence ATGAATACGCTTCGACCCCGCGCCCGGCGCGGCGCTTTACCTGACGATGCCAGGCGCTATGGCGAATCGGCGCTCGGCGCGCCGCTGCTCTGGTTCCCGGCACCGGAGGCGCAGCGCGCGCCAGGGCTTATCATCGCCGGTACTCACGGGGATGAGAACGCGGCGCTGGTGACCCTCTCCTGCGCGCTGCGCACGCTGGAGCCGGCGCACCGGCGGCATCATGTGGTGCTGGCGGTCAACCCGGACGGTTGCCAGCTCGGCCTGCGCGCCAACGCCCGCGGGGTCGATCTCAACCGCAATTTTCCGGCGGCCAACTGGCAACCGGGCGAAACCGTCTATCGCTGGAACAGCGCGGCAGATGCGCGCGACGTGACGCTCTCCACCGGGGAAAAGCCGGGCTCGGAGCCGGAAACCGCCGCGCTGTGCCAGTTAATTCATCAGCTAAAACCCGCCTGGGTGGTGTCGTTTCACGATCCGTTAGGCTGTATTGACGATCCGCAGCAGACGCCGCTCGGCCGCTGGCTCGCCGACGCGTTCGGCCTGCCGCACGTCACCAGCGTCGGTTACGAGACGCCGGGCTCGTTCGGCAGCTGGTGCGCCGATCTGGGGTTAACCTGCGTTACCGCCGAGTTTCCGGCCATCTCCGCCGACGACGCCACCGAGCGTTATCTGGCGGCGATGACCGCGCTGCTGCACTATGACGATGAGAGCTGA